A portion of the Natronococcus sp. AD-5 genome contains these proteins:
- a CDS encoding HAD family hydrolase: MERYDLVYRLYDEYDTKALREYQEFVDVFPAIDSRVALEHWQEANEELEERKDEIRSSFAAGETFAEIASRATRDQAFTALDLDAKYGRAVNVLVLDVDETLRSAGGTDNEIPRDTLHVLTEFHEAGVPIVICTGQTLENVKGFAIQGLGSEIVHSGELSIVYEAGTGVFTPGHGAETKQLLYEELDDEIRDVFDEVRARVLPEAPDSLRRGCHLQGNEFNVTMKPNYETGSSDAREIIDEALVYLIELLADAVSDAVEYDANGETVVDWTRAFYAAQDPEIRAVLEGSGAYPDLDADGVPDALADVLERIDVAYYEADAAEIGSLELNKVVGVERALEVLGVDVPFALVMGDSKSDRRVMQWVDENDAGIAAAPEHASRDTLEHVLETDELVFDRGKSVDVLQTVYALNRLARLE, translated from the coding sequence ATGGAACGGTACGATCTCGTCTACCGGCTCTACGACGAGTACGATACGAAGGCGCTGCGGGAGTACCAGGAGTTCGTCGACGTTTTCCCCGCGATCGACTCGCGGGTCGCCCTGGAGCACTGGCAGGAAGCCAACGAGGAACTCGAGGAGCGAAAGGACGAGATCCGGTCGTCGTTCGCGGCCGGCGAGACGTTCGCCGAGATCGCCTCGCGGGCGACGCGCGACCAGGCGTTCACCGCGCTGGATCTCGACGCGAAGTACGGCCGCGCGGTGAACGTGCTGGTGCTCGACGTCGACGAGACGCTGCGCTCCGCCGGCGGGACCGACAACGAGATCCCCCGGGACACGCTGCACGTCCTGACGGAGTTTCACGAGGCCGGCGTGCCGATCGTGATCTGTACGGGCCAGACCCTGGAGAACGTCAAGGGGTTCGCCATCCAGGGGCTGGGCAGCGAGATCGTCCACTCAGGAGAGCTCTCGATCGTCTACGAGGCGGGGACGGGCGTGTTCACCCCGGGCCACGGCGCGGAGACGAAGCAGTTGCTCTACGAGGAACTGGATGACGAGATCCGCGACGTCTTCGACGAAGTCCGAGCGCGCGTCCTCCCGGAGGCGCCCGACTCGCTTCGACGCGGCTGTCACCTGCAGGGAAACGAGTTCAACGTCACGATGAAACCCAACTACGAGACGGGTTCGTCGGACGCCAGGGAGATCATCGACGAGGCGCTGGTCTACCTGATCGAGCTGCTCGCGGACGCCGTCAGCGACGCGGTCGAGTACGATGCGAACGGCGAGACCGTCGTCGACTGGACGCGCGCGTTCTACGCCGCCCAGGATCCCGAGATCCGCGCCGTCCTCGAGGGGAGCGGCGCCTATCCCGACCTCGACGCCGACGGCGTCCCCGACGCGCTCGCGGACGTACTCGAGCGCATCGACGTCGCCTACTACGAGGCCGACGCCGCCGAGATCGGCAGCCTCGAACTGAACAAGGTGGTCGGCGTCGAGCGCGCGCTGGAGGTGCTCGGCGTCGACGTCCCGTTCGCGCTCGTGATGGGCGACTCGAAGAGCGACCGCCGCGTGATGCAGTGGGTCGACGAGAACGACGCCGGGATCGCGGCCGCTCCGGAACACGCCTCGCGGGACACCTTAGAGCACGTCCTCGAGACCGACGAACTCGTCTTCGATCGCGGAAAGAGCGTCGACGTATTGCAGACGGTGTACGCGCTGAATCGACTGGCGAGACTCGAGTAA